A genomic region of Miscanthus floridulus cultivar M001 chromosome 3, ASM1932011v1, whole genome shotgun sequence contains the following coding sequences:
- the LOC136542490 gene encoding pentatricopeptide repeat-containing protein At2g41720-like isoform X2 has protein sequence MKNQENYCARNDIYGMMIRLHARHNQVDQARGLFFEMQEWRCKPDTDTYNSLIHAHARAGQWRWAINIMDDMHRAAIPPSRTTYNNVINACGAAGNWKKALELCKKMTENGVGPDLITHNIVLSAFKNGAQYSKAIAYFEIMKSSKVAPDTCTMNIVIHCLVKVGLYGEAIELFNSMRERRTICPPDVVTYTSIMYSYSVCGQAENCKAVFDMMVAEGVRPNIVSYNALLGGYASHGMHTEALETFKLLKQNGLRPDIVSYTSLLNAYGRSAQPERAREVFNEMRKNACKPNKVSYNALIDAYGSAGMLKEAISLLHEMEQDGIQPDVISISTLLTACGRCRQLTKIGIILAAAKSRGIQLNTVAYNSGIGSYLSLGDYKKALELYTSMRSGNVKPDAVTYNILISGSCKLGRYVESLQFFEDMMDLNIHLTKEVYSSVICSYVKQGKLTEAASAFNSMKESGCFPDVLTYTTMIKAYSDDGSWRRAWDLFKEMECNDIQPDAIVCSSLMEALNKGGQPERVLQLMEFMKQKQIQLNQKAYFEIMSSCTMLRDWKTASQIIEHLDSSLSSISCGTLNHILNFLGKCGRTESMMKLFYKMVTSCSTVGLSTYTILLRNLLVVGKWRKYVEVLQWMEDAGICPTLYMYQSVLPYIWRDNSMDYVTLMQEKINALREKVT, from the exons ATGAAAAATCAGGAGAACTACTGTGCTCGCAATGACATTTATGGCATGATGATTAGGTTACATGCTAGACACAATCAGGTTGATCAAGCGCGTGGCCTGTTCTTTGAGATGCAAGAATGGCG GTGCAAGCCTGATACTGATACATACAATTCTTTGATCCATGCTCATGCTCGAGCTGGCCAGTGGCGTTGGGCCATCAACATTATGGATGATATGCACCGTGCTGCT ATACCTCCTAGCCGAACTACGTATAATAATGTTATAAATGCGTGTGGGGCTGCTGGTAACTGGAAGAAAGCTTTAGAACTTTGTAAGAAGATGACTGAAAATGGTGTAGGACCAGATTTGATCACGCACAACATTGTCTTGTCTGCTTTCAAGAATGGAGCTCAGTATTCAAAAGCCATAGCTTATTTTGAAATTATGAAATCCTCTAAAGTTGCCCCTGATACGTGCACCATGAATATTGTGATCCATTGCCTTGTAAAGGTTGGGCTGTATGGGGAAGCTATTGAATTGTTTAACTCAATGAGGGAAAGAAGAACAATATGTCCTCCAGATGTTGTTACATATACTAGCATAATGTATTCTTATTCTGTTTGTGGGCAAGCTGAAAATTGCAAGGCGGTCTTTGATATGATGGTTGCTGAAGGTGTCAGACCTAATATTGTATCCTACAATGCACTTTTGGGTGGTTATGCCTCACATGGTATGCACACAGAGGCCTTGGAGACTTTTAAATTACTGAAGCAAAATGGGTTGAGACCTGATATAGTTTCCTATACCTCCTTACTTAATGCTTATGGTAGATCTGCACAACCTGAGAGGGCTAGGGAGGTCTTTAATGAAATGAGGAAGAATGCATGCAAGCCAAATAAAGTCAGTTACAATGCACTTATTGATGCTTATGGATCTGCTGGAATGTTGAAGGAAGCCATTAGTCTGCTGCATGAAATGGAACAAGATGGCATTCAACCGGATGTTATTTCAATCAGTACTCTGTTAACAGCATGTGGCCGCTGCAGGCAGCTAACTAAAATTGGCATAATTCTTGCAGCAGCTAAGTCTCGAGGGATCCAACTAAATACAGTTGCTTACAACTCAGGCATTGGAAGCTATTTAAGTTTGGGAGATTATAAGAAAGCTTTGGAGTTGTACACGTCAATGAGGTCAGGCAATGTGAAGCCAGATGCTGTGACTTACAATATACTCATTAGCGGATCTTGTAAATTGGGAAGGTATGTAGAGTCTCTGCAATTTTTTGAAGACATGATGGACCTGAatattcatttgaccaaggaagTCTACTCGTCTGTGATTTGTTCATATGTCAAACAG GGAAAACTAACTGAAGCAGCATCTGCTTTTAATTCTATGAAAGAATCTGGTTGCTTCCCTGATGTTTTGACATATACAACAATGATTAAAGCCTATAGTGATGATG GGAGCTGGAGGAGAGCATGGGACCTATTCAAAGAGATGGAATGTAATGACATACAGCCAGATGCTATTGTCTGTTCATCCCTCATGGAAGCATTGAATAAGGGAGGTCAACCTGAAAGGGTCCTTCAGTTGATGGAATTCATGAAGCAAAAACAGATTCAATTGAACCAAAAGGCTTATTTTGAGATAATGTCTTCTTGCACCAT GCTACGGGACTGGAAAACAGCAAGTCAAATAATCGAACATTTGGATTCCTCTCTCTCATCAATTTCTTGTGGCACACTAAACCATATTTTAAATTTTCTTGGAAAATGTGGCAGGACAGAGAGCATGATGAAG CTGTTCTATAAGATGGTGACTTCATGCTCTACTGTGGGCCTTTCTACTTATACGATTCTGCTGAGAAATCTCTTAGTTGTGGGGAAATGGAGAAAGTATGTTGAG GTTTTGCAGTGGATGGAAGATGCTGGAATCTGTCCAACACTCTATATGTATCAAAGCGTGCTTCCATATATCTGGAGAGACAACAGTATGGACTATGTTACTCTCATGCAAGAAAAAATAA
- the LOC136542490 gene encoding pentatricopeptide repeat-containing protein At2g41720-like isoform X1 gives MSSAPPPPPSLNPDAPPRVVRALARRPPPRAPGPPPWAERRPAVSVDLDRGRRWVRTEVDGVRAASLPARHRLRLEGNRWQRDWKVSEVAARVLALPPNDAHAVDAVLNCWAGRFARRNFPLLIREITISGSLKHAVHVFRWMKNQENYCARNDIYGMMIRLHARHNQVDQARGLFFEMQEWRCKPDTDTYNSLIHAHARAGQWRWAINIMDDMHRAAIPPSRTTYNNVINACGAAGNWKKALELCKKMTENGVGPDLITHNIVLSAFKNGAQYSKAIAYFEIMKSSKVAPDTCTMNIVIHCLVKVGLYGEAIELFNSMRERRTICPPDVVTYTSIMYSYSVCGQAENCKAVFDMMVAEGVRPNIVSYNALLGGYASHGMHTEALETFKLLKQNGLRPDIVSYTSLLNAYGRSAQPERAREVFNEMRKNACKPNKVSYNALIDAYGSAGMLKEAISLLHEMEQDGIQPDVISISTLLTACGRCRQLTKIGIILAAAKSRGIQLNTVAYNSGIGSYLSLGDYKKALELYTSMRSGNVKPDAVTYNILISGSCKLGRYVESLQFFEDMMDLNIHLTKEVYSSVICSYVKQGKLTEAASAFNSMKESGCFPDVLTYTTMIKAYSDDGSWRRAWDLFKEMECNDIQPDAIVCSSLMEALNKGGQPERVLQLMEFMKQKQIQLNQKAYFEIMSSCTMLRDWKTASQIIEHLDSSLSSISCGTLNHILNFLGKCGRTESMMKLFYKMVTSCSTVGLSTYTILLRNLLVVGKWRKYVEVLQWMEDAGICPTLYMYQSVLPYIWRDNSMDYVTLMQEKINALREKVT, from the exons ATGTCTTCCGCAcccccgcctccgccgtcgcTGAACCCCGACGCGCCCCCGCGCGTCGTccgcgcgctggcgcggcggcctcctccgcgcgcgcccggTCCGCCGCCGTGGGCGGAGCGTCGGCCTGCCGTGTCTGTCGACCTCGACCGCGGCCGTCGCTGGGTCCGCACCGAGGTGGACGGCGTCCGCGCCGCGTCGCTCCCTGCGCGGCACCGCCTCCGCTTGGAGGGCAACCGGTGGCAGCGGGACTGGAAGGTGTCCGAGGTCGCCGCGCGCGTGCTCGCGCTGCCTCCTAACGACGCGCACGCCGTCGACGCCGTGCTCAACTGCTGGGCCGGTCGCTTCGCACGCCGCAATTTCCCGTTGCTCATCCGC GAAATTACAATTTCTGGATCCTTGAAACATGCTGTACATGTGTTCCGCTGGATGAAAAATCAGGAGAACTACTGTGCTCGCAATGACATTTATGGCATGATGATTAGGTTACATGCTAGACACAATCAGGTTGATCAAGCGCGTGGCCTGTTCTTTGAGATGCAAGAATGGCG GTGCAAGCCTGATACTGATACATACAATTCTTTGATCCATGCTCATGCTCGAGCTGGCCAGTGGCGTTGGGCCATCAACATTATGGATGATATGCACCGTGCTGCT ATACCTCCTAGCCGAACTACGTATAATAATGTTATAAATGCGTGTGGGGCTGCTGGTAACTGGAAGAAAGCTTTAGAACTTTGTAAGAAGATGACTGAAAATGGTGTAGGACCAGATTTGATCACGCACAACATTGTCTTGTCTGCTTTCAAGAATGGAGCTCAGTATTCAAAAGCCATAGCTTATTTTGAAATTATGAAATCCTCTAAAGTTGCCCCTGATACGTGCACCATGAATATTGTGATCCATTGCCTTGTAAAGGTTGGGCTGTATGGGGAAGCTATTGAATTGTTTAACTCAATGAGGGAAAGAAGAACAATATGTCCTCCAGATGTTGTTACATATACTAGCATAATGTATTCTTATTCTGTTTGTGGGCAAGCTGAAAATTGCAAGGCGGTCTTTGATATGATGGTTGCTGAAGGTGTCAGACCTAATATTGTATCCTACAATGCACTTTTGGGTGGTTATGCCTCACATGGTATGCACACAGAGGCCTTGGAGACTTTTAAATTACTGAAGCAAAATGGGTTGAGACCTGATATAGTTTCCTATACCTCCTTACTTAATGCTTATGGTAGATCTGCACAACCTGAGAGGGCTAGGGAGGTCTTTAATGAAATGAGGAAGAATGCATGCAAGCCAAATAAAGTCAGTTACAATGCACTTATTGATGCTTATGGATCTGCTGGAATGTTGAAGGAAGCCATTAGTCTGCTGCATGAAATGGAACAAGATGGCATTCAACCGGATGTTATTTCAATCAGTACTCTGTTAACAGCATGTGGCCGCTGCAGGCAGCTAACTAAAATTGGCATAATTCTTGCAGCAGCTAAGTCTCGAGGGATCCAACTAAATACAGTTGCTTACAACTCAGGCATTGGAAGCTATTTAAGTTTGGGAGATTATAAGAAAGCTTTGGAGTTGTACACGTCAATGAGGTCAGGCAATGTGAAGCCAGATGCTGTGACTTACAATATACTCATTAGCGGATCTTGTAAATTGGGAAGGTATGTAGAGTCTCTGCAATTTTTTGAAGACATGATGGACCTGAatattcatttgaccaaggaagTCTACTCGTCTGTGATTTGTTCATATGTCAAACAG GGAAAACTAACTGAAGCAGCATCTGCTTTTAATTCTATGAAAGAATCTGGTTGCTTCCCTGATGTTTTGACATATACAACAATGATTAAAGCCTATAGTGATGATG GGAGCTGGAGGAGAGCATGGGACCTATTCAAAGAGATGGAATGTAATGACATACAGCCAGATGCTATTGTCTGTTCATCCCTCATGGAAGCATTGAATAAGGGAGGTCAACCTGAAAGGGTCCTTCAGTTGATGGAATTCATGAAGCAAAAACAGATTCAATTGAACCAAAAGGCTTATTTTGAGATAATGTCTTCTTGCACCAT GCTACGGGACTGGAAAACAGCAAGTCAAATAATCGAACATTTGGATTCCTCTCTCTCATCAATTTCTTGTGGCACACTAAACCATATTTTAAATTTTCTTGGAAAATGTGGCAGGACAGAGAGCATGATGAAG CTGTTCTATAAGATGGTGACTTCATGCTCTACTGTGGGCCTTTCTACTTATACGATTCTGCTGAGAAATCTCTTAGTTGTGGGGAAATGGAGAAAGTATGTTGAG GTTTTGCAGTGGATGGAAGATGCTGGAATCTGTCCAACACTCTATATGTATCAAAGCGTGCTTCCATATATCTGGAGAGACAACAGTATGGACTATGTTACTCTCATGCAAGAAAAAATAA